From the genome of Methanobrevibacter smithii ATCC 35061, one region includes:
- a CDS encoding class E sortase gives MDKPKITTIVVIICIIILGLYAAGEVNYYSSKIAIEKNIDSPVVNIPTIGIEEKINNVSLSQGVMHDAKSFTPTNGDVILSGHRTLQGSPFLRLNELNNGDVITLEWPGIGEVNYTVINKTIVEPTARINTQSNGTHIYLITCDPIGSTAHRLIIEGELSDVGPINDKIIQNNPHESYALIITTAFLVIGLIFSYFYPKDNRIYILAIVLIISAILFYFYLFPIDSNIIYEKILWLNGGM, from the coding sequence ATGGACAAACCAAAAATTACAACCATAGTTGTTATAATTTGTATAATCATATTAGGATTATATGCAGCAGGAGAAGTTAATTATTACTCATCAAAAATAGCTATTGAGAAAAATATTGATTCTCCTGTTGTAAATATACCAACCATTGGAATTGAAGAGAAGATAAATAATGTATCTCTTTCACAAGGTGTTATGCATGATGCAAAATCATTTACACCGACAAATGGAGATGTTATACTGTCAGGACACAGAACTCTTCAGGGATCACCATTTTTAAGACTTAATGAGTTGAATAATGGAGATGTAATTACTTTAGAATGGCCGGGAATCGGGGAAGTAAACTATACTGTCATAAACAAGACTATAGTCGAACCAACTGCCCGCATCAATACTCAAAGTAATGGAACACACATATATCTAATTACCTGTGACCCAATCGGATCTACAGCACATAGATTAATTATTGAAGGGGAGTTAAGTGATGTTGGTCCAATAAATGATAAAATAATTCAAAATAACCCACATGAATCATATGCATTAATAATAACTACTGCATTTTTAGTTATAGGGTTAATATTCAGTTATTTCTATCCTAAGGACAATAGAATTTACATATTAGCTATAGTGCTGATTATATCAGCAATATTATTCTATTTCTACCTTTTCCCAATAGATTCTAATATAATTTATGAAAAGATATTATGGTTAAACGGAGGAATGTAA
- a CDS encoding dihydroneopterin aldolase family protein, giving the protein MDVDEKYFSNITSRERAIFEGAISMGALFHQFVGTPVNKSSKKSLETSMEESLKLQPAIEDVDVKIRFDKLEESMSDFDYTSLTGDMLDVKIYTKVKDVQATIRIEFIEELNYPLMYVEDIN; this is encoded by the coding sequence ATGGATGTAGATGAAAAATACTTTTCAAATATAACCTCAAGAGAAAGAGCAATATTTGAAGGTGCAATAAGTATGGGAGCACTATTTCACCAATTTGTTGGAACTCCCGTAAATAAAAGTTCTAAAAAAAGCTTAGAAACAAGTATGGAAGAATCATTAAAATTACAGCCAGCTATTGAAGATGTTGATGTTAAAATCAGATTTGATAAACTAGAAGAATCAATGAGCGACTTTGATTACACTTCTTTAACTGGAGATATGCTTGATGTTAAAATATATACAAAAGTAAAGGATGTTCAGGCTACAATAAGAATAGAATTTATTGAAGAGTTAAATTATCCTTTAATGTATGTAGAAGACATCAATTAA
- the mfnA gene encoding tyrosine decarboxylase MfnA, with protein MEDKPISKKDILKELNEIQSKDHKYSDGRILGSMCTEAHPFAKEVYCKFLDSNLGDPGLFKGTKYIENEVIKSIGELLSISEPYGNIVTGGTEANIMAMRAARNHARKYKGIKEGEIIIPDSAHFSFKKAADMMNLKIIEAKLDENYKIDVDSVKENISDNTVAIVAIAGTTELGLVDPIEELSEIAYENNIYFHVDAAFGGFSIPFLRKIGYEFPPFDFSLPGVCSITVDPHKMGLAPIPAGGILFRKKEYLEVMAVDSPYLTVKTQSTIVGTRSGAASAATYAIMKYLGNEGYEKLAGNLMDNTHYFKEGLEKIGYDVVVEPELNIVAFNHPDMEAHDLADKLEDLGWRVSVAKCPIAIRVVLMNHITKQHLTDLLDDLTEIY; from the coding sequence ATGGAAGATAAACCAATATCTAAAAAAGACATACTTAAAGAATTAAATGAAATCCAATCAAAAGACCATAAATATAGTGATGGTAGAATATTAGGTTCTATGTGTACAGAAGCACATCCATTTGCTAAAGAAGTTTATTGTAAATTTTTAGATTCTAATTTGGGAGATCCTGGTCTTTTTAAAGGAACAAAATATATTGAAAATGAAGTTATAAAATCTATTGGTGAATTATTATCGATTAGTGAACCTTATGGAAATATTGTAACTGGTGGTACTGAAGCTAATATCATGGCGATGAGGGCAGCAAGAAATCATGCCCGAAAATATAAGGGAATTAAAGAAGGAGAAATCATAATTCCGGATTCTGCTCATTTCTCATTTAAAAAAGCTGCAGATATGATGAATTTAAAAATTATTGAAGCTAAACTGGATGAAAATTACAAAATCGATGTTGATTCAGTTAAAGAAAATATTTCCGATAATACTGTGGCTATTGTAGCTATTGCAGGAACTACTGAATTGGGTTTGGTTGATCCTATTGAAGAATTGTCTGAAATAGCTTATGAAAATAATATTTACTTCCATGTTGACGCGGCATTTGGAGGTTTTTCAATACCATTTTTAAGAAAAATTGGTTATGAATTTCCGCCTTTTGATTTTTCATTACCGGGGGTATGTTCAATTACTGTTGATCCTCATAAAATGGGTTTGGCACCAATTCCTGCCGGAGGAATTCTGTTTAGAAAAAAAGAGTATCTGGAAGTGATGGCTGTTGATTCTCCATATCTGACTGTTAAAACACAATCTACAATTGTTGGAACTCGTTCAGGAGCAGCTTCTGCAGCTACTTATGCAATCATGAAATATCTTGGAAACGAAGGCTATGAAAAGCTTGCAGGAAACTTGATGGATAATACTCATTATTTTAAAGAAGGTCTGGAAAAAATAGGTTATGATGTTGTTGTAGAACCTGAATTGAACATTGTAGCATTTAATCATCCGGATATGGAAGCTCATGATTTGGCTGATAAACTGGAAGATTTGGGATGGAGAGTTTCAGTAGCTAAATGTCCTATAGCTATTCGTGTAGTTTTAATGAATCATATCACTAAACAGCATTTGACTGATTTATTGGATGATTTAACAGAAATTTATTAA
- the bsh gene encoding choloylglycine hydrolase: MCTAANYLTKCHYFGRNFDYEISYNERVTITPRNYPLIFRDTEDIENHYGIIGIAAGIDEYPLYYDACNEKGLAMGGLNFPDYCDYKPLDKSKVNIASFEIIPYILSQAKTISDAERLLENLNISDEKFSAQLPPSPLHWIISDRNASIVVEVVEEGLDIYDNPVGVLTNNPPFDKQLFNLNNYMALSNRTPENTFGGNLDLATYSRGMGSIGLPGDVSSQSRFVKAAFVKENSVSGDSEKESVSQFFHILASVEQQKGCTLVEEPDKFEYTIYSDCYNTDKGILYYKTYDGPQTSVNIHDEDLETNQLINFELVD; encoded by the coding sequence ATGTGTACTGCTGCAAATTATTTAACAAAATGCCATTATTTTGGCCGTAATTTTGACTATGAAATTTCATATAATGAAAGAGTAACGATAACTCCTAGAAACTATCCTTTAATATTCAGGGATACTGAGGACATTGAAAATCATTATGGGATTATTGGCATAGCTGCAGGTATTGATGAATATCCTTTGTATTATGATGCATGTAATGAGAAAGGATTAGCTATGGGGGGATTAAACTTTCCGGATTACTGTGACTACAAACCACTAGATAAATCTAAAGTTAACATAGCTTCTTTTGAGATTATTCCATATATATTATCTCAAGCAAAAACCATCAGTGATGCCGAAAGGTTATTGGAAAACTTAAATATTTCAGATGAGAAATTTTCCGCCCAGTTGCCTCCATCTCCACTTCATTGGATTATTTCAGATAGGAATGCTTCAATTGTTGTAGAGGTTGTAGAGGAAGGACTGGATATTTATGATAATCCTGTAGGAGTTTTAACAAACAACCCTCCTTTTGATAAACAGCTATTTAATTTAAATAATTATATGGCATTATCAAACAGAACGCCTGAAAATACCTTTGGAGGCAATTTGGATTTGGCAACTTATAGTCGGGGAATGGGTTCAATTGGTCTTCCGGGGGATGTTTCTTCACAGTCCCGTTTTGTAAAAGCAGCTTTTGTTAAAGAAAATTCCGTTTCCGGAGATTCTGAAAAAGAAAGTGTGTCTCAGTTTTTCCATATTCTGGCATCTGTTGAACAGCAAAAAGGATGTACGTTAGTGGAAGAACCTGATAAATTTGAGTATACTATTTATTCAGACTGTTACAATACAGATAAGGGAATATTGTATTATAAAACATATGATGGTCCTCAAACATCTGTTAATATACATGATGAGGATTTGGAAACCAATCAGTTAATTAATTTTGAGTTGGTTGATTAA